One Vigna unguiculata cultivar IT97K-499-35 chromosome 7, ASM411807v1, whole genome shotgun sequence genomic region harbors:
- the LOC114191168 gene encoding uncharacterized protein LOC114191168 translates to MGNMRFNVVIRRQLEEHYRNRNNRSVLVVFDSCATHLFISQECVSRLGLVARDLGCELAVSTLAIGQVSTNLVCSGCTIEVAGHRFKVNLICLSLEGLDVILGMDWMSDNHIIIDCRRRSVVFPKTDGLSLISTREAIQEATDGASCYVIMVQSEKRSTIDLIRSIPVVDKYTDVFPDEVPQLPPSRDVGFTIDLVLGARPVSMAPYRMAPVELAELKKQIEDLLEKKFIRPSASPWGAPVLLVKKKDGSS, encoded by the exons ATGGGCAATATGCGATTCAATGTCGTAATAAGAAGACAGCTGGAGGAGCATTACCGCAACAGAAACAACAGAAG TGTTTTGGTTGTGTTTGACTCATGTGCTACTCACTTGTTCATCTCCCAAGAATGTGTGAGTAGGCTTGGACTAGTAGCCCGTGATTTGGGGTGTGAACTGGCAGTCTCGACACTTGCAATAGGGCAAGTATCTACCAACTTGGTATGTTCTGGTTGTACTATTGAAGTGGCAGGACACAGGTTCAAAGTGAACCTCATTTGCTTGTCATTGGAGGGACTAGACGTAATACTCGGGATGGACTGGATGTCGGACAATCACATTATCATTGATTGTAGACGACGTAGCGTAGTATTCCCTAAGACTGATGGGTTGTCACTAATCTCTACTCGTGAGGCGATACAGGAGGCGACCGATGGAGCTTCATGCTATGTGATAATGGTGCAGTCAGAGAAAAGGAGTACAATTGATTTGATCCGAAGCATACCGGTAGTGGATAAATATACCGATGTGTTTCCAGATGAAGTGCCTCAGTTACCGCCCAGCAGGGATGTAGGCTTCACTATAGATCTCGTCCTTGGAGCTAGGCCAGTGTCGATGGCTCCATATAGAATGGCACCGGTAGAGTTGGCCGAGCTGAAGAAGCAGATTGAAGATCTACTAGAAAAGAAGTTCATTCGACCGAGTGCGTCACCATGGGGAGCTCCAGTGCTACTAgtcaagaagaaggatgggagttcttGA